Proteins encoded within one genomic window of Chrysemys picta bellii isolate R12L10 chromosome 6, ASM1138683v2, whole genome shotgun sequence:
- the GCNT1 gene encoding beta-1,3-galactosyl-O-glycosyl-glycoprotein beta-1,6-N-acetylglucosaminyltransferase, with translation MSEMLRRKFCFCHILRFRHLLVILLTLVAFSVLKNNQKPDFLNHRHLELTGEDPTTNINCSKILQGDIEEIQKVKLEMLTVTFKKRPKLTASDYINMTTDCASFTKMRKYIMEPLSKEEAGFPIAYSIVVYHKIDMLDRLLRSIYAPQNYYCIHVDKKSPESFLAAVKGIVSCFNNVFIASQLESVVYASWSRVQADLNCMKDLYRRSTNWKYLINLCGMDFPIKTNQEMVEKLKALKGENSLETEKMPSSKEIRWKKHYEIVDGKLKNMGIDKQPPPLSTPVFSGSAYFVASRRFVEYVLDNSKILEFIEWAKDTYSPDEYLWATIQRIPEVPGAVSSSDKYDVSDMNALARFVKWHYFEGDVSKGAPYPPCNGIHVRSVCVFGVGDLNWMLQKHHLFANKFDTDVDPFAIQCLEEYLRKKALNQHKN, from the coding sequence ATGTCTGAAATGCTGAGaagaaaattttgtttttgtcatATTTTACGCTTTAGGCACCTCCTTGTGATACTTCTGACTTTAGTGGCCTTTTCGGTTCTAAAAAATAACCAAAAGCCGGACTTCTTGAATCACAGACATCTAGAGCTGACTGGTGAAGATCCTACCACTAATATTAACTGCTCTAAGATACTGCAGGGTGATATAGAGGAAATTCAAAAAGTAAAGCTTGAGATGTTAACTGTGACATTTAAGAAACGCCCTAAGCTAACAGCAAGTGATTACATTAATATGACAACAGATTGTGCCTCTTTTACCAAGATGCGGAAATATATTATGGAACCTCTCAGTAAAGAAGAAGCTGGATTTCCAATTGCCTATTCAATAGTGGTATATCACAAAATAGACATGCTTGATAGACTTCTAAGATCAATCTATGCTCCTCAGAATTATTACTGCATTCATGTTGACAAAAAGTCTCCAGAATCTTTTCTGGCAGCAGTTAAGGGAATTGTGTCCTGTTTCAATAATGTCTTTATTGCCAGCCAATTGGAGAGTGTAGTGTATGCTTCGTGGAGCAGGGTACAGGCAGACCTCAACTGCATGAAAGATCTCTACAGGAGAAGTACAAACTGGAAATATTTGATAAATCTTTGTGGTATGGACTTTCCTATTAAGACCAACCAGGAAATGGTGGAGAAATTGAAAGCCCTAAAGGGTGAAAACAGCTTAGAAACTGAGAAAATGCCTTCCAGCAAAGAAATACGATGGAAAAAACACTATGAAATTGTTGATGGTAAGCTAAAGAACATGGGAATAGACAAACAACCTCCACCTCTTAGTACACCTGTTTTCTCTGGCAGTGCCTATTTTGTTGCTAGTAGGAGATTTGTAGAGTATGTGCTAGACAACAGCAAAATCCTTGAATTTATTGAATGGGCTAAAGACACTTATAGCCCTGATGAATACTTGTGGGCTACTATTCAAAGAATCCCTGAAGTCCCAGGGGCAGTTTCTTCTAGTGACAAGTATGATGTTTCTGACATGAATGCTCTTGCCAGGTTTGTGAAGTGGCATTATTTTGAAGGGGATGTTTCAAAAGGTGCCCCCTATCCTCCGTGCAATGGAATTCATgtgcgctctgtgtgtgtgtttggtgtggGAGACTTGAACTGGATGTTACAGAAACACCACCTATTTGCCAACAAGTTTGATACTGATGTTGACCCCTTTGCAATTCAGTGCTTGGAAGAATATTTGAGAAAGAAAGCTTTGAATcaacacaaaaattaa